TGCCATTCGCGAAATGCATCGCGTTCTCAAACCAGGCGGAAAAGCGTGTTTCTGGGATCCTTTACGACATAATCCTGTCATTAATGTCTATCGACGCATCGCGACAAAGGTACGAACCGAAGACGAAATGCCGCTGGATATTAATATAGTTGATTTTGTGCGATCGCGCTTCTCACAAACAACTTACGATACCTTTTGGCTAGCTACTTTGTGGATCTTCTTACGCTTTTACTTAATTGAAAAAGTAGATCCGAATAAAGAAAGATACTGGAAAAAAATCATCATTGAACATCAGCGACTCGCGCCTGCGTATCAACGCTTAGAAAAATTTGACAACCTGCTCAAAAAACTCCCTCTGACAAAACGCTTCGCTTGGAACATCGCTGTAGTTGCTACCAAGTAGATAAAAAAAGAGAAGTGAGGAACGAGTGGTTAGCAGCTATTGACTGCTAATGAGTACAAGAGAAGTTCGCAAGTTGAGTAGTTTTTCTCCTGAAGCCCCTCTGCGTCCTCTGCTCCTCTACTTTTTTGGCTACGGTTGTCGATTTACCGCTCGATCTAATTCAGGAACAGCTTCTGCTGTCTCAACCTCCGAGCCGGAGTCGGGAAAGACAAATCGCAACAACGGTGGTGCTAAAAAGGTCGTCAAAATGACCATCATAATAATCGCGGCTTCTAGAGGCTTAGAAAGCGCCCCACTTGCCGAACCAACGCCAGCAAAGACAAGTCCTACTTCACCGCGAGGTATCATTCCTACACCAATTGCCAAGCGATTGATTCCAGGTTGACCGAAAACTGCTAAACCGGTGACGACTTTACCGATAATTGCGATCGCAATTAAGAAGCTTGCAATCACTAAACCTTCGCGATTTGTAGGATTCGCTGGGTTTAATACTCCTAGGTCAGTTTTTGCCCCTACAGTCACAAAGAAAATTGGCACTAAGATATCAGCAATGGGAATAACTTGCCGTTGCAATTCTTTACGCTTATCCGTTTCATCCAACACTAAGCCTGCTGCGAAAGCCCCTAAAATCGCTTCGAGGTGAATCACTGCTGCTAAATATGCTAGAGCATAGGCAAAAATGATTGCTGGAATTACAATGCCGCCGCGAGTTTTGAATAGATCGACGACGGAAACAAACATTTTATTGAAAACT
This sequence is a window from Chroococcidiopsis sp. TS-821. Protein-coding genes within it:
- a CDS encoding class I SAM-dependent methyltransferase, which produces MRDDVFAKEQRFHDEWASTIDVEGIQVKDYFEACTAPENRFILNHLGDIRGKLLLDLGCGAGENSVYFAKKGAKCVAADYSPGMVEVALKLAEANQVKIQGRTMNAIALDCPDNTFDIVYASNLLHHIPNPHAAIREMHRVLKPGGKACFWDPLRHNPVINVYRRIATKVRTEDEMPLDINIVDFVRSRFSQTTYDTFWLATLWIFLRFYLIEKVDPNKERYWKKIIIEHQRLAPAYQRLEKFDNLLKKLPLTKRFAWNIAVVATK